Proteins encoded together in one Syntrophobacterales bacterium window:
- a CDS encoding efflux RND transporter periplasmic adaptor subunit, which yields MKKKLLWAVVLIAILSAGGFAGYKKLYPEPQTQVLETGRVEKGNIRGVLVETGIIKSQVGAVVKIGARATGRLDKMLVKVGDRVKAGQFIAKIDDRETLKAIEQQKAALRAAQSTLAQTKLTYPQKIKEAEANWSYARIAYERQQELLKREYTTKDALDRAQNQSLAAEAVLQRLKEEFVTQEQIANSTIKEITAQIEQQEIRLSYTRIYSPLSGIVADVTGQEGETIVAGLQVANLVTVLDPTRLEMWTYIDETDVGRAKNGQVVEYTVDTFPDRTFKSSIERINPQPVVKDNIVYYLATVKVSPADAAFLRPEMTTHVKIVLNEKSDVLTVPNAAIKFEKGRQIAYKAQKGSHSVQKVQLKLGIRGEERTEVLAGVAEGTELATKLVLPIAPRNGTVKNASGSRP from the coding sequence GTGAAGAAAAAATTGTTGTGGGCAGTTGTTCTGATTGCAATACTGAGCGCGGGAGGATTTGCCGGATACAAAAAGCTGTACCCCGAACCGCAGACCCAGGTTCTCGAGACAGGACGGGTGGAAAAGGGCAATATCCGAGGCGTGCTGGTCGAAACCGGGATCATCAAATCCCAGGTGGGGGCAGTGGTCAAAATCGGCGCCCGGGCGACAGGCAGACTGGATAAAATGCTCGTCAAGGTGGGAGACCGGGTCAAGGCCGGACAGTTTATCGCCAAAATAGACGACCGGGAAACCCTGAAGGCGATCGAACAGCAGAAGGCCGCCCTGCGCGCCGCCCAGAGCACCCTGGCGCAGACCAAACTTACCTACCCGCAGAAAATAAAGGAGGCGGAAGCGAATTGGAGCTACGCCCGCATTGCCTACGAGCGCCAGCAGGAACTGCTCAAAAGGGAATACACTACAAAAGACGCGCTGGACCGGGCGCAGAATCAATCCCTGGCGGCGGAGGCGGTTTTGCAGCGACTCAAAGAGGAGTTCGTCACGCAAGAGCAGATCGCCAATTCCACGATCAAGGAAATAACGGCCCAGATCGAACAGCAGGAGATCCGGCTTTCCTATACGCGCATCTATTCGCCGCTTTCCGGGATCGTCGCCGATGTCACCGGGCAGGAGGGCGAAACGATCGTCGCCGGGCTTCAGGTGGCCAACCTCGTTACGGTTCTCGATCCGACGCGACTCGAAATGTGGACTTATATTGACGAAACCGATGTCGGCCGGGCAAAAAATGGGCAGGTAGTCGAATACACCGTCGATACCTTCCCCGACCGCACCTTCAAAAGCTCCATCGAGCGGATCAACCCCCAGCCGGTCGTCAAGGACAACATCGTTTATTACCTCGCAACGGTGAAGGTCTCCCCCGCCGACGCGGCCTTCCTCCGTCCGGAAATGACAACCCATGTGAAGATCGTCCTGAACGAAAAGTCAGACGTGCTGACGGTTCCGAACGCCGCGATCAAATTCGAAAAAGGACGTCAGATAGCATATAAAGCACAGAAAGGTTCCCACTCCGTCCAAAAGGTGCAGTTGAAGCTCGGCATCCGCGGTGAAGAGCGCACCGAGGTTCTCGCCGGGGTTGCCGAGGGAACCGAGCTTGCGACAAAACTCGTCCTGCCGATCGCGCCCAGGAACGGCACTGTCAAAAACGCCAGTGGAAGTCGTCCATGA
- a CDS encoding TRAP transporter fused permease subunit produces the protein MQGKRISNKFNIQNLIFLLSLVMFAWLCWYFYTGFGGPMELVANLVPVALAVRILHLHKNGFMYKRLPELANNIIVIIYLAICVYAFYHFHMEYEAISIWRQGSYTREDFVMGLLVFGLVMELSRITNSELFWMNVVLLIYTLWGYLSPIDFFWHPGASFYRVITSSTVELSTGIYGQYAQIALTTIAAFLLLAAAASGFNAQEAMVSFMRRIAGKSRHTIPQTAVLASTAVGMISGSGAANATVVGAFTIPLMKRYGVPGVFAAAVETASSMGGLIMPPVMAVAGFVMAEFLGVSYWSVVIRGFSLAFIYYSTLSLSVYLMSISKMPGSPIEGATMPIYEQLKTAVFFIGIIYLTIIMGVFNFGEQLAGLYAGSLMLILLLLLFYYFKYVKKDPATDRDALFKNIRKMIETHAEMTSYLLLLLATLGIMIGLFTVTGFINRMGGMLLRVGEWNIIALVLMAWIFGWLVGTGLPPTATYILLAVIIVDPLRKLGVDPWIAHFFAFLIAVWGELSPPTSLTAAVSARIADASFMNTMWQALKMCLPITIMTFAIFIRTKIVVSPGWGQISDTLLVAVGCCGISFAIFGQFVSGRVANIALCTALAVISIVIMFHPNGFVALLAAAIVLPATIYGVVRHRKIAPAKETPPSAAAPSWS, from the coding sequence ATGCAGGGTAAACGGATTTCTAACAAATTCAATATTCAGAATCTGATCTTCCTTTTATCGCTTGTCATGTTCGCCTGGCTTTGCTGGTATTTCTATACCGGCTTCGGCGGTCCTATGGAACTGGTGGCTAATCTCGTGCCGGTCGCCCTGGCGGTGAGAATTCTGCATTTACACAAGAACGGCTTCATGTACAAACGCCTTCCGGAACTTGCCAACAACATCATCGTCATAATCTATCTGGCCATTTGCGTCTATGCCTTCTACCATTTTCACATGGAATACGAGGCCATCTCGATCTGGCGGCAAGGTTCCTACACCCGGGAGGACTTCGTCATGGGTCTTCTGGTTTTTGGTCTGGTCATGGAACTGTCGCGGATAACAAACAGTGAGCTGTTCTGGATGAATGTGGTGCTGCTCATCTATACTCTCTGGGGATATCTGAGCCCGATAGATTTTTTCTGGCACCCGGGCGCTTCCTTCTACCGGGTGATTACCTCGAGCACAGTGGAGCTCTCTACCGGCATCTACGGGCAATACGCGCAGATTGCGCTGACGACGATTGCGGCGTTTTTACTGCTGGCGGCGGCGGCGAGCGGCTTTAATGCCCAGGAGGCGATGGTCAGTTTTATGCGCCGAATCGCCGGCAAGTCGCGGCACACGATTCCCCAGACGGCGGTGCTTGCTTCGACGGCGGTTGGCATGATCAGCGGCAGCGGCGCGGCCAATGCCACGGTAGTCGGCGCCTTCACGATCCCGCTGATGAAGCGCTACGGCGTTCCGGGGGTGTTCGCCGCGGCGGTGGAAACGGCGTCGTCGATGGGAGGGCTGATAATGCCGCCCGTGATGGCGGTGGCCGGTTTCGTGATGGCGGAATTCCTCGGCGTCTCTTACTGGAGCGTGGTGATTCGCGGCTTTTCCCTCGCCTTTATTTACTACTCCACGCTCTCTTTATCCGTATATTTAATGAGCATAAGCAAGATGCCCGGCTCGCCGATCGAGGGAGCAACCATGCCGATCTATGAGCAGCTCAAGACGGCGGTTTTCTTCATCGGGATCATCTATTTGACAATCATTATGGGTGTGTTCAACTTCGGCGAGCAGTTGGCCGGTCTCTATGCCGGCTCGTTGATGTTAATCCTCCTCCTCCTTCTTTTTTATTATTTCAAGTATGTGAAAAAGGATCCGGCGACGGACAGGGATGCACTTTTCAAGAACATCCGCAAAATGATTGAGACGCACGCCGAGATGACCTCCTATCTGCTCCTGCTGCTGGCCACCCTCGGCATCATGATCGGCTTGTTCACGGTGACCGGGTTTATCAACCGTATGGGGGGGATGCTCCTGCGCGTCGGTGAATGGAACATCATCGCCCTGGTATTGATGGCCTGGATCTTCGGCTGGCTCGTCGGCACCGGCCTGCCGCCGACGGCGACCTATATCCTCCTTGCGGTTATCATTGTTGACCCGTTGCGCAAACTCGGCGTCGATCCCTGGATCGCCCATTTCTTCGCCTTTTTGATCGCCGTCTGGGGCGAGTTGTCGCCGCCGACTTCGCTTACCGCTGCCGTCTCGGCGCGCATTGCCGATGCCTCCTTCATGAATACCATGTGGCAGGCTCTGAAGATGTGCCTGCCGATTACCATCATGACCTTTGCCATTTTCATCCGCACTAAAATTGTTGTCAGTCCGGGCTGGGGTCAGATCAGCGACACGCTGCTTGTGGCGGTGGGCTGTTGCGGAATATCCTTTGCCATTTTCGGACAGTTCGTCAGCGGCCGGGTTGCGAACATTGCACTATGCACGGCGCTGGCTGTCATTTCTATAGTGATAATGTTCCATCCGAACGGCTTCGTTGCCTTGCTGGCGGCCGCCATTGTGCTGCCGGCAACGATATATGGCGTTGTGCGTCACCGGAAGATCGCCCCGGCTAAGGAGACGCCGCCGTCGGCCGCCGCTCCGAGTTGGAGTTAA
- a CDS encoding acyl-CoA thioesterase — protein sequence MRSLLNGYPVVIKTPVAWGEMDAFQHVNNIIYLRYFESARIAYFYKLDMIEAMARTGIGPILASLSCKFKVQITYPDDVLIGAKVTNIGEHSFMMGYGVFSVSHQKMAAEGEGLIVTFNYQENRKVSVPEELRQRILKLEGQSGTTPLL from the coding sequence ATGAGAAGCCTGTTGAATGGTTATCCGGTAGTGATAAAAACGCCTGTGGCCTGGGGGGAGATGGATGCCTTCCAGCATGTCAACAACATCATCTATTTAAGGTATTTCGAAAGCGCCCGGATTGCCTATTTTTACAAGCTGGACATGATCGAGGCAATGGCCAGGACGGGTATCGGCCCGATTCTCGCCTCCCTCTCCTGCAAATTCAAGGTGCAGATCACATATCCGGACGATGTTCTGATCGGCGCCAAAGTTACAAACATCGGAGAACACAGTTTTATGATGGGCTACGGCGTTTTTAGCGTAAGCCATCAGAAAATGGCCGCCGAGGGCGAGGGGCTGATCGTGACCTTCAATTATCAGGAAAACAGGAAGGTCTCCGTGCCGGAGGAACTAAGACAGAGAATATTGAAACTCGAGGGCCAAAGCGGAACCACCCCGCTTCTTTGA
- a CDS encoding ABC transporter permease, whose protein sequence is MKRIILNLKIALGALGNYRLRTALAVLGVFFGTLSLVIVGNLSDSLSLKTAQEIDNLGKNLVIVFSGQFHQHGPRTSLTSRSTTLTREDGTAILDSLPAATQVAPAGMKAFPIRYRNSVLKAIAVNGVTPNFLEVRNFEIAEGNSITDDDDKNQRKVAVLGPATAEKLFGKENPVGKTILIWRVPCLVIGITIAKGSDIAGNDQDNQIFIPLKTFLRTFTNQDYVNSLYIQAASGNAIATLQADIAALLRMRHRIKEGFKDDFTVVDLKDVNALKNDAMGMITILGRTAAAASFLIGALGILSIMILIVNERRIEIGIRRAVGARRHDIILQFLLESSFISVTGGLIGILAGILASLAIARILGYPATISVPGLILSFAASALSGILAGIYPSVKAIQINPVDIIRS, encoded by the coding sequence ATGAAGAGAATCATCCTCAATTTGAAAATCGCCCTCGGCGCCCTCGGCAACTACCGGCTCCGGACGGCGCTCGCCGTGCTCGGGGTGTTTTTCGGGACGCTGTCCCTGGTTATCGTGGGCAACCTTTCCGACTCTCTCTCATTAAAAACGGCACAGGAAATCGACAATCTCGGCAAAAATCTTGTCATTGTCTTCAGCGGCCAGTTCCATCAGCACGGCCCGCGGACTTCCCTGACGAGCCGCTCCACCACCCTGACACGGGAAGACGGCACGGCCATTTTGGACTCGCTGCCCGCGGCAACCCAGGTTGCGCCGGCAGGGATGAAGGCCTTCCCCATCCGCTACAGAAACTCGGTATTGAAAGCCATCGCCGTCAACGGCGTTACCCCCAATTTTCTGGAAGTCCGCAATTTTGAGATTGCCGAGGGAAACTCGATAACCGACGACGATGACAAAAACCAGCGGAAGGTCGCCGTGCTCGGTCCGGCCACCGCCGAAAAACTTTTCGGCAAGGAAAACCCGGTGGGAAAAACCATCCTGATCTGGCGGGTTCCCTGCCTGGTCATCGGCATTACGATTGCCAAGGGCTCCGATATCGCGGGAAATGACCAGGATAACCAGATATTCATCCCGCTCAAGACCTTCTTGCGCACCTTTACCAACCAGGATTATGTCAATTCTCTCTATATTCAGGCGGCAAGCGGCAACGCCATCGCGACCCTGCAGGCGGACATCGCTGCACTTTTGCGGATGCGGCACAGGATAAAGGAAGGATTTAAAGACGATTTCACCGTTGTCGATTTGAAGGACGTCAACGCCCTGAAAAATGACGCGATGGGCATGATCACGATCCTGGGCAGAACCGCGGCGGCGGCATCCTTTCTGATCGGCGCCCTCGGGATTCTGTCGATCATGATTCTGATCGTGAACGAACGGCGGATAGAGATCGGGATCCGCCGGGCGGTAGGAGCGCGCCGGCACGATATCATTCTGCAATTCCTGCTCGAATCCTCCTTCATTTCCGTGACCGGAGGCCTGATCGGGATTCTCGCGGGAATCCTGGCCAGCCTTGCCATCGCCAGGATTCTGGGCTATCCGGCAACCATCTCCGTGCCGGGACTTATTCTCTCCTTCGCCGCCTCGGCCCTCTCCGGGATCCTCGCGGGGATCTACCCCTCGGTCAAGGCGATCCAGATCAACCCGGTTGATATCATCCGCTCCTGA
- a CDS encoding ABC transporter permease, which produces MSRIINILSQSLAAVIALKLRSFFCILSIAIGISAITIIVATTEGAFQKAYDIVDVFGPDAVLIVGGSEESRAITRRVKTLTIADADAIRASFGTAYLVVPMSSLRNVTVSYLGNRYASQVVGSTSDYSVAWSWPVVEGSDFTEEDLKRSANVALIGSETMHELFGEENPVGKFIQVRTIPVQVVGVLLERGASMGGGNLDNRVVMPITTVMKKLQNEAKYVSVLRVRFEDVENIDLRMEELKEFLRMRHRIPAREVDDFQIFSSKDIIKFLVALTGSLIVFVGIVGIISLVVAGFVLANLFHLSVRERTGEIGIRRSVGAKKRDILYQFLGEALLLTTAGGACGFLLGFAGAKLLQKLADFPIYFSWKAFVIGLILSWIVGIAFGLQPASRAANLKPIEAIRG; this is translated from the coding sequence ATGAGTAGAATCATCAACATCCTCTCCCAGTCGCTTGCAGCGGTCATTGCCCTGAAACTGCGGAGTTTTTTCTGCATTCTCAGCATCGCCATCGGCATTTCGGCAATCACGATCATCGTCGCCACAACCGAGGGCGCCTTTCAAAAAGCCTACGATATTGTGGATGTCTTCGGCCCCGACGCCGTTTTGATTGTCGGCGGCTCGGAGGAGTCGCGGGCGATTACCCGGCGTGTAAAGACTCTGACGATTGCGGACGCAGATGCGATCCGCGCCTCGTTCGGCACCGCCTACCTCGTTGTCCCGATGAGCAGCCTCCGCAATGTAACCGTCTCCTACCTGGGAAACCGCTACGCCTCCCAGGTTGTCGGCTCAACAAGCGATTACAGCGTCGCCTGGAGCTGGCCGGTCGTGGAGGGATCGGATTTCACCGAAGAAGACCTCAAACGTTCCGCAAACGTTGCCTTGATCGGCAGCGAAACCATGCATGAGCTTTTCGGCGAGGAAAACCCTGTCGGCAAGTTTATCCAGGTAAGAACGATTCCCGTTCAGGTGGTCGGCGTCCTTTTGGAAAGGGGGGCCTCGATGGGAGGCGGCAACCTCGACAATCGGGTGGTGATGCCGATTACAACCGTCATGAAAAAGCTGCAGAACGAGGCAAAATACGTCTCGGTGCTGCGGGTGCGTTTCGAGGATGTTGAAAACATCGATCTGCGCATGGAGGAACTCAAGGAATTCCTGCGGATGCGGCATCGCATTCCCGCGCGGGAAGTGGACGACTTTCAGATATTCTCTTCCAAGGACATCATAAAATTTCTCGTCGCCCTGACCGGCTCGCTGATCGTCTTTGTCGGCATCGTCGGCATCATCTCGCTTGTCGTCGCCGGCTTTGTCCTGGCCAACCTCTTCCATCTGTCCGTCCGGGAGCGCACCGGGGAGATCGGCATCCGCCGTTCGGTCGGTGCAAAAAAACGGGACATCCTGTACCAGTTTCTCGGCGAGGCCCTGCTTCTAACCACGGCGGGCGGCGCCTGCGGCTTTCTTTTGGGCTTTGCCGGTGCCAAACTGCTCCAGAAACTGGCCGATTTCCCGATCTATTTTTCCTGGAAGGCCTTCGTGATCGGGCTTATCCTCTCGTGGATTGTCGGCATTGCCTTTGGCCTCCAGCCGGCCTCCCGCGCGGCCAACCTGAAACCCATCGAAGCGATCCGGGGCTGA
- a CDS encoding ABC transporter ATP-binding protein, translating into MTALCLMENVTKTFSLGENISVEVLKGIDLAVDKGEFIAIMGTSGSGKSTLMNLIGCLDVPTSGRYLLAGQEVLGLQDDALSELRNTHIGFVFQSFYLLPYATVLENVLLPTLYREKGGGHIEKHAVELLHLVGLEKRMNFRPNRLSGGEQQRTAICRALMNDPEMILADEPTGQLDSKTAAEIMNLLAEMNKKGKTVILVTHDAAIAACAQRIIRIKDGVIIDE; encoded by the coding sequence ATGACCGCACTATGCCTGATGGAAAATGTTACAAAGACCTTCAGCCTCGGCGAAAACATATCCGTCGAGGTGCTGAAGGGAATCGACCTGGCGGTTGACAAAGGGGAATTCATCGCCATCATGGGCACGTCGGGCTCGGGAAAATCCACGCTGATGAACCTGATCGGCTGCCTCGACGTACCCACCTCCGGACGCTATCTGTTAGCCGGGCAGGAGGTGCTGGGACTGCAGGACGATGCCCTTTCCGAACTTCGCAACACCCATATCGGCTTTGTTTTTCAGAGTTTCTATCTTCTCCCCTATGCGACGGTTCTGGAAAATGTCCTGCTGCCGACGCTATACCGGGAAAAAGGGGGGGGACACATTGAGAAGCACGCCGTTGAACTTCTCCACCTGGTCGGCCTCGAAAAGCGGATGAACTTTCGTCCGAACCGGCTCTCCGGAGGGGAACAGCAGCGGACAGCCATCTGTCGGGCCTTGATGAACGACCCGGAGATGATCCTTGCCGACGAGCCGACCGGTCAATTGGACAGCAAAACCGCCGCGGAAATCATGAACCTGCTTGCCGAAATGAACAAAAAAGGCAAAACCGTAATCCTCGTGACCCACGACGCGGCAATTGCCGCCTGCGCCCAGCGGATCATCCGGATAAAAGACGGTGTCATCATCGATGAGTAG